CCGATTCCAAATAGGTCAAGTCATACTTGGTCAGCTAATTCTATTCTTTCAAGTAACTCATTTAGCGCTTGTGAGTTGGTTCCACCTTGTCTAGAAGACGTGGCAGCAAAACTATCTATTCCTATTTCCATGGCATCTTAGTTTAAATGCGTTAAAACAATATACGTAATTACGAATAATATACTTAAGAAAGTCATGAGTCATTTTCTGCTCATGAATTGCATTGCTCGTGCCAATGATATTTGTAATTACGAATATGAGGAAGCTTTGCTGGAATTCCTAACTTTTGAAAGTAGCAAGCCATTTTAATCCCTCTTGTTCATTAGAGAATATTTTTTTTTGGTGCTCTGGTTTGAAGAATTTAAATACAAATTGAGCACCAATTCTAAGTAAAGTAGATTCAACTACAATGGCGTCTGCTATTTTCAGCTTCGACCTCTCTAAATTTGCGTACTCAGATTTCGCATCGTCTGTAGCGTTAGCACCTCTTCTGAACACGATAAGAAATAAGCCTTGTTTGCCCTTGAGCATTTTTGTGAAAATCTTATGATTGTCAATCAGGTCCTCTTTCTCTATCAAAACGTCATTCTTTATCTCCACTCTAATTAGCCCTTCACTGACTAGCGTGATAATAAATTTTATGTTTTCAATAGTTTCCATTAAATGGCTGTTGGGTAATCCCGTTTATGCATAAATAATCACCTCGGTAATAAATATCACCGAAGAATTAATTTTATTTCTGACAAATTTTACGAATTGAATAATAGCTATCGTGTTGTAAGTCAGTACAAATATAAGTTTTATTTTAAATAGTTAATGAGGTGTTTGATACAATTCAGATAGCGTCATACTTTATAAATATTGGGAAGAAGTGTGTACTTAGAGTATTGGCTCGAGAGTCAGCATAGAAACATGGGCAAACATGTGGGCAATAAAAGCAGATTCTAATCCCTTCTTCCAGTAAAACCATTCGAATATGATTCCTCCAAGTGAATTGCCAATCATTATGTAGGATATTAATGTGAGAGAAGGAGTACTCACTAGACTAAATGCTATTGGTAAATGTCCGGCAGCGCATATTACGGCAGCTGTACATATGCCAATCCAATATGGAGTAGAGGATAGGCTTTTCATGACTTTAGAAGCAACCCAGATAACTAGTGTCATAATACCAAATCGCATTAGGATTTCTTCAGTAAAACCTCCATACAAAAAACGATTGGCGATACTTGGGGTAAAACTTTCTGCTGCCTCAAAGAACTCGGCTGGTATAGACGATCGGAAAATAAAGCCAACCAATGTTATTAGACATCCACTTATGAGGCCACCCATTGCTCCATAAACCAATATGCTCTTCGTGTTAAATGAAGAGTTTTTATTAATTAGACCTTCAAGTATCGGAGCTCCTAAGTTTACCTTCTTCGAAAGTAGAGTACCCAAGATTGTTGTGATGATCAATAGTATTGTGGGATTAACTAAGATTAAATATTTAATCTGGTCAGCCGAAAAGGTTTTAAGAAGTTCTCGCTCAACTTCTTCTTGTATATTTATAGTGAGCATCGACAGGATACTCGTTATGCCTAGTAAAAAAAACAACTATTCCTAAAATGACTCTTTCCCATTTCATTTTGTAAAGTTAAGGAGCCTTCAATTAATTGAGGTCGCTCAATGGAAGTTCTATTTGTGTTTTTCCAAATAGCGTAAAAACTGTTTGGGTAGAAACGGCTTATAAAGGTTTAAAAAAACGTGCCCGTGATTAAACGATCGTAGAGGCTCTGGATAAATACCTTCGAAATGGGTAATTATTTGCTATAGGCTCTTATTTGGCTGAATTCTTATTTGTGCATTCCAATCTACTTCTTTTCGTTCTCCTTAAATAACTTCATAGATTCTTCTTTGTTTACTGGGCTATTTATATCTCTATAAACTAATTAACCCGATGCCTTGATATTCGGTTTCATGTTTGTTCTAGCATTTGGCAATAGATCAATGTAATCATAGTTTCTGATTTTGTGTTTTGCTAAATTTGTATTTCAATTATTATAGATAGAATGAAAACATATACAGAAGAGGAGTTGGCGGATTTAGTTGGTAAAAGAATCATTTCAGAATTTGATAGTCCCGAAAATATTATCGCAGAGTTCGAGAAAAAACTAGAAGGAAAAGTAAAGTCGTTAAGTCCTCGAAAACTAAACGATATTGAATTGGAGGATAGTGTGCTGAAGTTTGCCGTTGATGTACATGCTAATATGAGTACTATTAATAAAGAAATAATTTTGACGAAACTATCTAAAGAATTACTTGAGAAAAGTTCAGGTAAAGGAATAGAGTTAAGCGAGCATGAACAGTACTTTACGGATGTAGCATCTGATGTTATGAAAGGGCTGATTAAAAAGAGGCATGCCGATTTAAAGAAGAAGAAGAAGAAGTGATATTGTACAAGTAAAGCGCTGGACCCAATTCATTGTTAGTCAATTTGGTAATTAGAAATCGGTATTTATTTCTTCTTTAATAGATCAATGTAAAGCCGTTCCATTTTATCTCTAGCCCATGGGGTTCTTCTTAAAAACGTTAGACTAGATTTAATCGTTGGGTTGTTTTTAAAACAGTTGATATTAACTTCCATCGACAATTCGTCCCATCCATAATGCTTCACTAGCGACTCAAGTATCATTATTAACTTAACCCCATGTAGTGGGTCATTGGGTTGTTCTCTGTATTCTCCTGTTTTTTTATCCATTTTGTTAGTTGATTGACTCTTTCAAATCTTGTTGAAAATGCGCTTTTATTATTTTACCCACCACGTTTCTCCTTCAATAATAGTGGCTTCCATCATTTCAATTTTGCCAGCTGAATATCCCATGGCTTTCTTATAACTCTCCCAGCCGTTTTCTAAAAACTTATCAGCGGGAAGAAATTCGGCGGCGCCTATATTCAGCGCATCACTATTTGGTATTCTGTAATCACCCCAGTTACATATTGACTTAATCTTCGATTTGTGATTTGTATGCGTGCCCTCGAACTGATTGTTTTTAAATCCATCAGCCTGAAACATCAAAGCATTGTAATTTATCTTGTCTTGAACATTAATATGGAAGTCTGTTCGGAATACTCCCTTTAGCATTCCTGACCGTACCTTCCCTGGGGTTTCGGAGAATTCGTATTTCCCAGTAACAAAACCTTGTTTAAAATCAGGGTAGTCTCCTTCATTATATGTTTTTGATTTTATAATTGTAATTTCTC
The Flavobacteriales bacterium genome window above contains:
- a CDS encoding DUF2132 domain-containing protein is translated as MDKKTGEYREQPNDPLHGVKLIMILESLVKHYGWDELSMEVNINCFKNNPTIKSSLTFLRRTPWARDKMERLYIDLLKKK